From the Lathyrus oleraceus cultivar Zhongwan6 chromosome 4, CAAS_Psat_ZW6_1.0, whole genome shotgun sequence genome, one window contains:
- the LOC127075017 gene encoding uncharacterized protein At4g17910: protein MDTPLSNKQLKEQFVSNLTGSSLLEIAALTVTLPILVLIRHSFNSIPITGNSLKKKKDDAPSEHRSYKAYLSTLTLDFLVIVVPMLLLFTVLADWSYTIASLFTILTLLYIAVKRPGGSSPVLEEPNSFRAYITSYRVIVMIITILCILAVDFRIFPRRYAKTETYGASLMDLGVGAFVLANSFVSRQARNIASVNWKTAIVSSSPLIFLGFFRLVTTTGVDYQVHTSEYGVHWNFFFTLAAISILTSFINIPPQYSGVFGSLVLVGYQFSLMHGLNHYLLSNERGTDIISQNKEGIFSIFGYWGMYLIGVHLGNYLIFGTHSSAIKSSRWVRTRVWVLAILFWLLTLLLDRNVERISRRTCNLPYVTLVVADNLQLLSILTLADLIPGIKTSVLEEAFNRNLLATFLLANLLTGLVNLSVDTLSASSTTAFFILVFYAYILSIVIGIADYFDMKLKFW from the exons ATGGATACTCCTCTCTCCAACAAGCAACTCAAAGAACA ATTCGTTAGCAATTTGACCGGATCATCTTTGCTCGAAATCGCAGCTCTTACAGTAACTCTCCCT ATTTTGGTACTTATTCGCCACTCCTTCAACTCCATTCCCATAACTG GTAACTCCCTGAAGAAGAAAAAGGATGATGCACCGTCTGAGCATAGGAGTTATAAAGCTTACCTATCTACATTGACTCTGGATTTTCTTGTCATAGTCGTTCCTATGCTCTTACTTTTCACT GTACTTGCTGACTGGAGCTATACAATAGCAAGTTTATTCACAATCTTAACATTGCTTTATATTGCAGTGAAGAG GCCTGGTGGTTCATCTCCTGTTTTAGAAGAGCCCAATTCTTTTAGGGCATATATTACTTCGTACAGGGTTATTGTG ATGATTATAACAATCTTGTGCATCTTAGCTGTTGATTTCAGAATATTTCCTAGAAGATATGCGAAGACTGAAACATACGGAGCTAGTTTG ATGGATCTTGGAGTTGGAGCATTTGTTTTAGCAAATTCATTTGTTTCTCGTCAAGCGCGGAATATTGCATCTGT AAACTGGAAGACTGCAATAGTTTCATCTAGTCCACTTATCTTCTTAGGATTTTTTCGTCTTGTTACAACAACTGGTGTGGATTATCAG GTCCATACGAGTGAATATGGTGTACATTGGAATTTTTTCTTTACGCTTGCTGCTATCTCGATCCTTACATCCTTTATTAATATTCCCCCACAATATTCTGGAGTTTTTGGATCACTTGTCCTAGTAG GTTACCAGTTCAGTTTGATGCATGGTTTAAACCATTACTTGCTTTCTAATGAAAGAGGAACAGATATTATAAGTCAAAACAAGGAGGGGATTTTTAGCATATTTG GATATTGGGGTATGTACCTTATTGGCGTTCATTTAGGAAACTATCTTATCTTTGGAACCCATTCCTCTGCAATTAAAAGTAGCAGATGGGTTCGGACTAGAGTTTGGGTTCTAGCAATCCTGTTTTG GTTATTAACTTTGCTTCTAGATAGGAATGTTGAAAGAATTTCACGGAGAACG TGCAACCTACCGTATGTTACTTTGGTGGTGGCTGACAATTTACAG CTATTATCAATTTTAACACTGGCTGATCTAATTCCGGGAATCAAAACTTCAGTACTTGAAGAAGCATTTAATCGGAACTTACTAGCTACATTTCTTCTG GCTAATCTCCTCACTGGGTTGGTAAACTTGTCTGTTGATACCCTCTCTGCATCCTCAACCACAGCTTTTTTTATCTTGGTTTTCTATGCTTATATTTTATCAATTGTTATTGGAATTGCTGATTATTTTGATATGAAGTTAAAATTTTGGTGA
- the LOC127075016 gene encoding transcription factor bHLH71 codes for MALETIIYDTISATPFSSSTSSYHHDTIESSCFLENAMSYEQQQHHEAVIFDQSNRKREFMEQDETMSSNQVAQGRKKRRRKPRVCKNKEEAETQRITHITVERNRRKQMNEHLAVLRSLMPESYVQRGDQASIVGGAIEFVKELEHLLQSLEARKLQLFQQELALQQNNIEETSNVSKLNNMKPPFAQFFVYPQYTWSQTPNNKYTSKTKAAIADIEVTLIETHASLRILTKTRPGQLTKLVAGFQTLFLTILHLNVTTIQPLVFYSISAKVEEGFQLGSVDGIATAVHHLLGRIEEEASLCC; via the exons ATGGCTTTGGAAACTATTATCTACGACACTATTTCTGCAACTCCATTTAGTAGTAGTACTAGTTCTTATCATCATGATACAATAGAGTCTTCTTGTTTCTTGGAAAATGCAATGAGCTATGAGCAGCAACAACATCATGAAGCGGTGATATTTGATCAGAGCAATAGAAAAAGAGAATTTATGGAGCAAGATGAAACAATGAGTAGTAATCAAGTTGCGCAAGGGaggaagaagaggagaaggaAGCCAAGAGTTTGTAAGAATAAAGAAGAAGCTGAGACACAGAGAATCACTCACATTACGGTTGAGAGAAACCGTCGAAAACAAATGAACGAACATCTCGCCGTTCTTCGATCACTCATGCCCGAATCCTATGTTCAAAGG GGTGACCAAGCCTCGATAGTTGGTGGAGCCATAGAGTTTGTGAAGGAACTAGAACATCTCTTGCAATCACTTGAAGCAAGAAAGCTACAACTCTTCCAACAAGAACTAGCATTACAACAAAACAACATTGAAGAAACATCCAATGTTTCAAAGCTCAATAATATGAAACCACCATTTGCGCAATTCTTTGTGTATCCTCAATACACATGGTCTCAAACTCCTAATAACAAATACACATCCAAGACCAAAGCTGCCATAGCCGATATCGAGGTTACATTAATCGAGACTCATGCAAGTCTTAGAATTCTCACTAAAACAAGACCAGGACAGTTAACTAAATTGGTTGCTGGTTTTCAAACACTCTTTCTCACCATTCTTCATCTCAATGTCACTACCATACAACCTTTGGTTTTCTACTCTATCAGTGCCAAG GTTGAAGAAGGATTTCAACTTGGTTCAGTAGATGGCATTGCAACAGCAGTTCATCATTTACTTGGAAGAATTGAGGAAGAAGCTTCACTATGTTGTTAA